The Strigops habroptila isolate Jane chromosome 8, bStrHab1.2.pri, whole genome shotgun sequence genome includes a window with the following:
- the NRROS gene encoding transforming growth factor beta activator LRRC33, with product MEAPLPGLFLLLVPLAVGWGSGAVTAWATSSGSCKLVQSTMDCTGRRLSSVPGDLQGDTEELLLDDNTIWVLGNESLLSYYQLRCLSLTKNRLELIEPGAFLSSQGLHVLSLADNLLFTNYSLTAAAFSALPALRRLDLAGNHLTEDMVSVLVWNLSSLESLSVARNIIMRLDSSIFTNLTQLLELNLEKNYIFEIDEAFTGLQRLQRLNIAYNYLPCVVEFDLTQLRVLNVSNNAIEWFLALESDDLFELEVLDLSHNHLLFFPVLPRQSKLHSLLLKDNEMSFYQRLPNGTSLADVTVQFLLIDGNSTNITTVSLWDEICHSNLSSLRLLDMSQNQLWYLPEGFLAQMPSLTHLKLNQNCLEMFHLSEKDPLAMLAELDLSQNRLVELEVEVGARDVLPNLQLFNLSTNRLQALPPGVFTYTRKITTVDLSRNRVDLCPQPAVAAGAKSPPCVDIRGVKTLTHLSLAGCGLRGLEGHPFQGTLLMHLDLSDNHQVLSGDLGWLQDLALTLQVLSLRNTSLSSTTVDFSAFNSLAHLDLSGNSLTAFPSSLGALKLRSLNLRNNCLPALPVDVVQARLGKSLREVYLSQNPYNCCMLGWWDSLQRVEGLCIPDRQEVTCSYASHTLSPSALPEPVLRSCRWQTADVALLYLVLALPTCLTLLLAFAIIFLTLKQKLLKMVKSQCGVSSPY from the exons ATGGAGGCCCCGCTCCCTGGTCTCTTCCTGCTTCTGGTCCCCctggcagtgggatggggaagcGGGGCGGTCACAGCCTGGGCAACATCTTCTGGCAGCTGCAAGCTC GTGCAGAGCACCATGGACTGCACTGGGAGACGGCTGAGCTCTGTCCCAGGAGATCTTCAAGGTGATACTGAGGAACTGTTGCTTGATGACAACACTATTTGGGTTCTGGGCAATGAGTCTCTGCTCTCATACTACCAGCTGCGGTGTCTCAGCTTGACCAAGAACCGGCTGGAGCTCATTGAGCCGGGTGCTTTCCTCAGCAGCCAAGGCCTCCATGTGCTCTCCTTGGCAGACAACCTCCTCTTCACCAACTACTCGCtgacagcagctgctttttctgctctgccGGCTTTGAGGAGGCTGGATCTAGCTGGAAACCACCTCACTGAGGACATGGTATCAGTTTTGGTCTGGAACCTGTCTTCCTTGGAGTCCTTGTCGGTGGCCAGGAACATCATCATGAGGTTGGACTCATCCATCTTCACGAACCTGACACAGCTGTTGGAGCTGAACCTGGAGAAGAACTACATCTTTGAGATTGACGAAGCTTTCACAGGGCTGCAGCGGCTGCAGCGGCTCAACATAGCTTATAACTACCTCCCGTGTGTAGTAGAGTTTGACCTGACCCAGCTCAGGGTGCTCAATGTCAGCAACAACGCCATCGAGTGGTTTCTGGCCCTGGAAAGTGATGACCTTTTTgagctggaggtgctggacCTGTCCCACAAccacctcctcttcttccctgtgtTGCCTCGGCAGAGCAAGCTGCACTCCTTGCTGCTGAAGGACAATGAGATGAGCTTCTACCAGCGCCTTCCCAATGGCACATCCCTGGCGGATGTCACAGTACAGTTCCTGCTCATTGATGGCAACTCCACCAACATCACAACGGTCAGCCTCTGGGATGAGATCTGCCACAGCAACCTCTCCTCCCTGCGCCTCCTGGACATGAGCCAGAACCAGCTCTGGTACCTGCCGGAGGGTTTCCTGGCCCAGATGCCTTCCCTGACCCACCTGAAGCTCAACCAGAACTGCCTGGAGATGTTTCACCTTTCAGAGAAGGACCCTTTAGCcatgctggcagagctggaCCTCAGCCAGAacaggctggtggagctggaggtggAGGTGGGTGCCAGGGATGTCCTGCCCAATCTGCAGCTCTTCAACCTCAGCACCAACAGGCTGCAGGCGCTTCCTCCTGGGGTTTTCACCTACACCAGGAAGATCACTACCGTGGACCTCAGCCGCAACCGGGTTGACCTCTGTCCCCAGCCAGCTGTTGCAGCTGGGGCAAAGAGTCCCCCCTGCGTGGACATCAGGGGTGTCAAGACCTTGACTCATCTCTCCTTGGCTGGCTGTGGTCTGAGGGGACTAGAGGGCCACCCCTTCCAAGGGACATTGCTGATGCATTTGGACCTCTCTGACAACCATCAGGTACTGTCTGGGGAcctgggctggctgcaggacCTTGCTCTGACGCTGCAGGTGTTGTCTCTGAGGAACACCAGCCTCTCCTCCACCACTGTGGACTTCTCTGCCTTTAACAGCCTTGCGCACTTGGACCTTTCGGGGAATTCGTTGACTGCCTTCCCCAGCTCGCTGGGTGCCCTGAAACTGCGCAGCCTGAACCTGCGGAACAACTGCCTGCCGGCTCTGCCGGTGGACGTGGTGCAGGCACGGCTGGGGAAGAGCCTGCGGGAGGTCTACCTCAGCCAGAACCCCTACAACTGCTGCATGCTGGGCTGGTGGGACTCCCTGCAGCGGGTCGAGGGGTTGTGCATCCCTGACAGGCAGGAGGTGACCTGCAGCTACGCCTCCCACACACTGAGCCCCAGCGCACTGCCCGAGCCCGTCCTGCGGAGCTGCCGCTGGCAGACGGCTGACGTGGCGCTGCTCTACCTGGTGCTGGCCCTGCCCACGTGCCTGACACTCCTGCTGGCCTTCGCCATCATCTTCCTCACACTCaagcaaaagctgctgaaaatggTGAAAAGTCAGTGCGGAGTGTCCAGCCCTTACTGA